One genomic segment of Vulpes lagopus strain Blue_001 chromosome 9, ASM1834538v1, whole genome shotgun sequence includes these proteins:
- the GEM gene encoding GTP-binding protein GEM isoform X1, which translates to MTLNNVTMRQGPVGMQPQQQRWSIPADGSHLMVQKEPPQYGQCHRQSAAPGDPCRRSWSSDSTDSVISSESGNTYYRVVLIGEQGVGKSTLANIFAGVHDSMDSDCEVLGEDTYERTLIVDGESATIILLDMWENKGENEWLQDHCMQVGDAYLIVYSITDRASFEKASELRIQLRRARQAEDIPIILVGNKSDLVRCREVSVSEGRACAVVFDCKFIETSAAVQHNVKELFEGIVRQVRLRRDSKEKNERRLAYQKRRESIPRKARRFWGKIVAKNNKNMAFKLKSKSCHDLSVL; encoded by the exons ATGACTCTGAATAATGTCACCATGCGCCAGGGCCCCGTGGGCATGCAGCCACAGCAGCAGCGCTGGAGCATCCCGGCGGACGGCAGCCACCTGATGGTCCAGAAAGAGCCCCCGCAGTATGGCCAGTGCCACCGCCAGTCGGCCGCCCCGGGGGACCCCTGTCGCCGGAGCTGGTCCTCAGACTCCACGGACTCAGTCATCTCCTCCGAGTCGGGGAACACCTACTACCGGGTGGTGCTCAtaggggagcagggggtgggcaAGTCCACTCTGGCCAACATCTTTGCAGGCGTACATGACAGCATGGACAGCGACTGCGAGGTGCTGGGAG AAGACACCTATGAACGCACGCTGATTGTTGATGGGGAAAGCGCAACAATTATACTCCTGGACATGTGGGAAAACAAG GGGGAGAACGAATGGCTCCAGGACCACTGCATGCAAGTTGGGGACGCCTACCTGATTGTCTACTCCATCACGGACCGAGCCAGCTTCGAGAAGGCATCTGAGCTGCGGATCCAGCTCCGCAGGGCCCGGCAGGCAGAGGACATCCCTATAATTTTGGTGGGCAACAAAAGTGACCTGGTTCGGTGCCGGGAAGTGTCTGTGTCAG AGGGGAGAGCGTGCGCCGTGGTGTTCGACTGCAAGTTCATCGAGACGTCGGCGGCCGTCCAGCACAACGTGAAGGAGCTGTTTGAGGGCATCGTGCGGCAGGTGCGCCTCCGGCGGGACAGCAAGGAGAAGAACGAGCGGCGGCTGGCCTACCAGAAGAGGCGGGAGAGCATCCCCAGGAAAGCCAGGCGCTTCTGGGGCAAGATCGTGGCCAAAAACAACAAGAATATGGCCTTCAAGCTCAAGTCCAAGTCCTGCCATGACCTCTCTGTGCTCTAG
- the GEM gene encoding GTP-binding protein GEM isoform X2 produces the protein MTFSHGSHRSVRDEGSCSSLSAATEMKGEPSSPVRVVESICTSRCDSPLSMDSQEDTYERTLIVDGESATIILLDMWENKGENEWLQDHCMQVGDAYLIVYSITDRASFEKASELRIQLRRARQAEDIPIILVGNKSDLVRCREVSVSEGRACAVVFDCKFIETSAAVQHNVKELFEGIVRQVRLRRDSKEKNERRLAYQKRRESIPRKARRFWGKIVAKNNKNMAFKLKSKSCHDLSVL, from the exons ATGACCTTCAGCCACGGCTCCCACCGGAGCGTACGTGACGAGGGCAGCTGCAGCTCCTTGTCTGCAGCTACAGAAATGAAGGGAGAACCTTCCAGCCCCGTGCGAGTGGTGGAGTCTATCTGTACTTCTCGTTGCGACTCACCGCTGAGCATGGACTCCCAAG AAGACACCTATGAACGCACGCTGATTGTTGATGGGGAAAGCGCAACAATTATACTCCTGGACATGTGGGAAAACAAG GGGGAGAACGAATGGCTCCAGGACCACTGCATGCAAGTTGGGGACGCCTACCTGATTGTCTACTCCATCACGGACCGAGCCAGCTTCGAGAAGGCATCTGAGCTGCGGATCCAGCTCCGCAGGGCCCGGCAGGCAGAGGACATCCCTATAATTTTGGTGGGCAACAAAAGTGACCTGGTTCGGTGCCGGGAAGTGTCTGTGTCAG AGGGGAGAGCGTGCGCCGTGGTGTTCGACTGCAAGTTCATCGAGACGTCGGCGGCCGTCCAGCACAACGTGAAGGAGCTGTTTGAGGGCATCGTGCGGCAGGTGCGCCTCCGGCGGGACAGCAAGGAGAAGAACGAGCGGCGGCTGGCCTACCAGAAGAGGCGGGAGAGCATCCCCAGGAAAGCCAGGCGCTTCTGGGGCAAGATCGTGGCCAAAAACAACAAGAATATGGCCTTCAAGCTCAAGTCCAAGTCCTGCCATGACCTCTCTGTGCTCTAG